ATGAGCTTCAAATTCTGGTATAACCGTTCGCCCTATAATGCATCATCTTCTccataaaattattgatttttttggaGAACCCTTGCCACCTCTTCAATTCCCAATTTATCATTGACAACATTTTCATGATTTTCTGTAACTTTTAATTGTGTCTTTTCCCCTTAATTCCCACCTCCTCTCTTTTCACGTTTGTTTCTTCACCATTTAAGCAATTTTAGAGCTACCTATATGTCTAgtcattaatatttttccaaTTACTGAATTCATATTTACTCACCTAAATATATACATAGGATGAGAATTGGgttttcatttattaatctGCCTTGATTAAAGGGTAATCCTCTCGACTTAAGTACTATGGCAataggtctttttttttttttttcttcataaattaattgaacTTAGACATTATAGATTTCACGTGATaaaatcaagtttaagcttaaGCTAGTactatgtatatattaattaatataacttaCTCTTGTTGTTTCCAGAGAGCTTTTGATAATCCAGTTCTTATATGTTTGAGGCAATTTTCAGAAACTCAGAGACAATAACATTTAATGGTATCGAACTgaactttcttttatttaaaaaaactaaattttcaaatttttttaatcgaagaaactaaacttttattatttccaTAAAGGTATAAAACTAATCCTTTGACTTtgcaaacaaaacaaataattttaattatattctataCCTTCAATAGGATATATAGAAATTTtcatgagatattaattaaaataatctattttttgctttgtatatatataaaaccactttttttcttattacaCACGCAtagtttaaaacataaaatatttaaaatacccttaaattttGTACTCACTTAGCTAAGACTCACTCAGTCAAACATAAACTCATCCAATCAAGGCTTAAAATTCATCTACTCACTTAGTCAAGGTTGAGATATGAGATGAAATGAggtaaaaatgtgaaaatttatgGCAACTTTGACTGTGAAAAGGTTGGTCAGGTGGTCGTTCatctaactaatttatttttaaaaattggttagcCAAGTGACACGGTTGAAACCCATCCAGCCATCCCATTTAGGCAACCCAaatcttagaatttttttcttttaaaaataaagtcaaattaaaaagtgattatatttgtatagtagGAAAAATAATggctatatatatgtataaaaggggaaaaaatagctattttaattaatatcccaatttttattatttttatctgaGAATTTAATATCTTCAATAAAAAGAATTGATAGTTTAgttactttaatttaaaaaaaaaaaaaacaacaaattcgatctctttaacaagaaaaaagttATAGTTTGTTTAAAATTAGTGAAGAATTAATTCTTTTTGTCTTCAAGTAGAGGTGAAAAATGAAGGTTGTAAAATTGCAGTATTTATTCTCAAAGAAGTCTCACTTCAGACTTGACATTTTACAAAGTAGTGTGTGCGGTGATGGCATATTCTTGACCCAACTGTTTTCTCCACAAACCTATATATTCTCAgttattaattagttaattaccATATAGttttctttaatcaaatattacttgTTTCtaaattgtattttgtttaattaattaaaatattttcttcccATAGTGGATATGCCCCACGTTTGCCTCCACCATACTGAGGCTCTCCTCCTATAAATTCACTTCTTCAAGGCGTGTGTTCTCCAGACTCCTCTGCATCTTCTTCCTTTCACATTCTCACcattttcttatcattttctgTTATAGTTTTAATCAATGGCAGCCAACTTGAGCAACCCCAAATTGACTGTCTCTGTAAATGATGTCGAGCAACAAACAACTCTCGAGCTCGACCACAAAGATGAAAAATTCGACTACTCAAAGCGATCGCAATGGCTTCGAGCCGCTGTTTTAGGCGCCACCGACGGCCTTGTCTCCACCGCATCGTTAATGATGGGTGTTGGGGCTGTGAAACATGATATTAAGGCCATGATACTGACTGGCTTCGCTGGCTTAGTCGCCGGCGCCTGCAGCATGGCGATAGGAGAATTCGTGTCTGTTTACTCACAGTTGGACATAGAGGTTGCTCAGATAAAGAGAGACAagcaaagagaaaatcaaaatgGAGTAATTCAAACACAGCAACTAGATGAAGAAGACGAAGAGACTTTGCCGAACCCTTTACAGGCTGCTGCAGCTTCAGCTTTTACGTTTTCTTTAGGTGCAATGGTGCCATTACTGGCTGCAGCATTTATTGGAGATTACAACGTGAGGCTCGGCGTCGTGGTGGCAGCCGTGAGCGTGGCACTGGCCGTGTTCGGGTGGGTAGGGGCGGTTCTAGGGAAGGCGCCGGTGGTTCGATCTTCGGCTAGGGTTTTGATTGGAGGGTGGCTAGCCATGGCTGTAACT
This is a stretch of genomic DNA from Mangifera indica cultivar Alphonso chromosome 11, CATAS_Mindica_2.1, whole genome shotgun sequence. It encodes these proteins:
- the LOC123230040 gene encoding vacuolar iron transporter homolog 2-like — encoded protein: MAANLSNPKLTVSVNDVEQQTTLELDHKDEKFDYSKRSQWLRAAVLGATDGLVSTASLMMGVGAVKHDIKAMILTGFAGLVAGACSMAIGEFVSVYSQLDIEVAQIKRDKQRENQNGVIQTQQLDEEDEETLPNPLQAAAASAFTFSLGAMVPLLAAAFIGDYNVRLGVVVAAVSVALAVFGWVGAVLGKAPVVRSSARVLIGGWLAMAVTFGLTKLIGSRGL